From Halorubrum salinarum, the proteins below share one genomic window:
- a CDS encoding Mut7-C RNAse domain-containing protein: protein MTSGDGGDAPDGRGPATGGNPPVLLDVMCGKLATYLRLCGYDAAYALDRGVEADDRLLDLAADEGRTLVTRDRDLAARADAADGSPEAVLLTERDVLDQLREFDAAGFAVELADEPSRCGSCNGPVERVDPEADPAPTDRPDYVPDDVGTERPGWSCIECGQWFWKGGHWDDAAARLDGL from the coding sequence ATGACGAGCGGTGACGGCGGCGACGCGCCCGACGGCCGGGGGCCCGCCACCGGGGGGAACCCGCCGGTCCTGCTCGACGTCATGTGCGGGAAGCTGGCCACCTACCTGCGCCTGTGCGGCTACGACGCCGCCTACGCGCTCGACCGCGGCGTCGAGGCCGACGACCGGCTCCTCGACCTCGCGGCCGACGAGGGGCGGACCCTGGTCACCCGCGACCGCGACCTCGCGGCGCGGGCCGACGCGGCGGACGGCTCCCCCGAGGCCGTCCTCCTCACCGAGCGCGACGTGCTCGACCAGCTCCGCGAGTTCGACGCGGCGGGGTTCGCCGTCGAACTCGCCGACGAGCCCTCCCGGTGCGGCTCGTGTAACGGCCCCGTCGAGCGCGTCGACCCCGAGGCAGACCCCGCTCCGACCGACCGTCCAGACTACGTCCCGGACGACGTGGGGACCGAGCGGCCCGGATGGAGCTGTATCGAGTGCGGGCAGTGGTTCTGGAAGGGCGGTCACTGGGACGACGCCGCGGCGCGGCTGGACGGGCTCTGA